The following are encoded in a window of uncultured Sphaerochaeta sp. genomic DNA:
- a CDS encoding DUF1848 domain-containing protein, translating into MILSASRRTDIPAFYADWFLNRIKERYVFSRNPINPRQVSKIDLSPELIDCIVFWTKNPAPLMVRLNELEAYHYYFQCTLNAYEADVEPGLAIKHVSLVDTFMQLSEKIGKERVIWRYDPILLTDKYTVSFHIQHFATLAEKLKDATQRCVISFIDFPKRMFSAMRSLGYREPDFNEMHTIARAFSAIAREKGITLETCAEAIDLSTYGISHGKCIDDALISRISGKPLHLKKDTNQRKNCGCLPSVDIGLYNTCMHGCKYCYASFSREALLQNRQNYDAFSSLLCSKITEDDVIRERKDTQSRTTLQPDLPFV; encoded by the coding sequence ATGATACTCAGTGCAAGCAGAAGAACCGATATTCCAGCATTTTATGCAGATTGGTTCCTGAACAGAATCAAGGAACGGTATGTCTTTTCCAGAAATCCCATCAATCCAAGACAGGTCAGTAAGATAGATTTGTCTCCTGAACTCATTGATTGTATTGTCTTCTGGACAAAGAACCCTGCCCCACTCATGGTGAGACTGAACGAACTTGAAGCGTATCATTACTATTTCCAGTGTACGCTCAATGCCTATGAAGCTGATGTAGAACCTGGACTGGCAATCAAACACGTATCGTTGGTTGATACTTTCATGCAGCTCTCTGAGAAAATCGGCAAAGAACGTGTGATTTGGAGATATGATCCAATCCTTCTCACTGACAAGTATACGGTGTCATTTCATATTCAGCATTTTGCCACCCTTGCAGAAAAACTGAAGGATGCAACCCAGCGTTGCGTTATCAGTTTCATAGATTTTCCTAAAAGAATGTTTAGTGCAATGAGATCCTTGGGGTACCGAGAACCAGATTTCAATGAAATGCATACAATTGCAAGAGCGTTTTCTGCCATTGCAAGAGAAAAAGGCATTACCCTCGAAACCTGTGCAGAAGCCATAGATCTATCAACCTATGGTATCAGCCATGGGAAATGCATTGATGATGCCCTGATTTCTCGAATCTCTGGAAAACCTCTTCACCTTAAGAAAGATACCAACCAAAGAAAAAATTGCGGTTGTTTACCAAGTGTGGATATAGGCCTGTACAACACCTGCATGCATGGATGCAAATACTGTTATGCCTCTTTCAGCAGGGAAGCACTTCTCCAGAACCGACAAAACTATGATGCATTTTCTTCCCTGCTCTGTAGCAAGATTACTGAGGATGACGTTATCCGTGAAAGAAAGGATACACAATCCAGAACCACCCTTCAGCCAGATCTCCCATTCGTATAG